A single Cucumis melo cultivar AY chromosome 4, USDA_Cmelo_AY_1.0, whole genome shotgun sequence DNA region contains:
- the LOC103500296 gene encoding O-fucosyltransferase 20 has product MAKKNSNSKKQAYISVPSQIINSLSSSSLQSLLDSPKKSSKNYNKFFSLSTYRSSNKLWLLAIFLFGLFGMLKLTFNPNPLFPYVSYPCFTSQWQSQGLVSNGVLKSGLIDRDRENALKDEVTSDSFQSLRRISTGVLKSDEGNEQGEFWKQPDGLGYKPCLDFSEEYKKSTTGIVSERTKYLMVVVSGGMNQQRNQIVDAVVIARILGAALVVPILQVNVIWGDESEFSDIFDLEHFKNVLADDVHIVSSLPSTHLMTRPVEEKSPPHHVSPSWIRSRYLRKLRREGVLLLRGLDSRLSKDLPSDLQKLRCKVAFHALRFAPPIVELGNKLTERMRSKGPYLALHLRMEKDVWVRTGCLPGLSPEYDEMINNERIRRPELLTARSNMSYHDRKLAGLCPLNAYEVMRLLKALGAPRDTRIYWAGGQPLGGKEALQPLTGEFPNFYNKEDLALPSELEPFAKKASIMAAIDYIVCESSDVFMPSHGGNMGHAIQGHRAYAGHKKYITPNKRHMLPLFLDSSLPEAEFNKIIRELHQDSLGQPELRTSKVGRDVTKYPIPECMCNNSSDAHAI; this is encoded by the exons ATGGCGAAGAAGAACAGTAATTCCAAGAAGCAAGCTTACATTTCGGTTCCATCTCAAATTATAAACTCtttatcttcatcttctcttcaaTCCCTTCTTGATTCGCCTAAGAAATCTTCGAAAAACTACAATAAATTTTTTAGTCTTTCTACTTACAGAAGCTCCAATAAGCTATGGCTTCTTGCTATTTTTCTCTTTGGTCTTTTCGGGATGTTGAAGCTTACTTTTAATCCCAACCCCTTATTCCCTTATGTGTCCTACCCTTGTTTCACGTCTCAATGGCAATCGCAGGGTTTAGTCTCAAATGGGGTTTTGAAATCCGGTTTAATCGATAGAGATAGAGAAAATGCTTTGAAGGATGAGGTTACGAGTGATTCTTTCCAATCGCTACGCCGGATTTCTACTGGGGTTTTGAAATCGGATGAAGGAAATGAACAGGGGGAGTTCTGGAAACAACCTGATGGATTGGGGTATAAACCGTGTTTAGATTTCAGCGAAGAATATAAAAAATCAACCACTGGAATCGTTAGTGAGAGGACTAAGTATTTGATGGTGGTGGTTTCTGGTGGGATGAATCAACAGAGAAATCAGATCGTTGATGCTGTTGTGATTGCTAGAATTCTTGGGGCTGCTTTGGTTGTTCCAATCTTGCAAGTGAACGTTATCTGGGGGGATGAAAG TGAGTTTTCTGATATATTTGATTTGGAGCATTTCAAGAATGTTCTGGCGGATGACGTTCATATAGTGTCATCTTTGCCATCTACGCATCTGATGACTCGGCCAGTGGAGGAAAAATCCCCTCCCCATCACGTCTCGCCGAGTTGGATTCGGTCGCGTTACCtcaggaag CTTAGAAGAGAAGGGGTACTCCTGCTGCGCGGCTTGGACTCGAGGCTTTCTAAGGATCTTCCTTCTGACCTTCAAAAGCTCAGATGCAAG GTTGCTTTTCATGCTTTGAGGTTTGCTCCACCAATTGTGGAACTTGGTAACAAGCTCACTGAGAGAATGCGGAGCAAAGGACCATACCTTGCTCTTCATTTAAGAATGGAGAAGGACGTATGGGTGAGAACTGGTTGTCTACCTGGGTTGAGCCCTGAATATGATGAGATGATAAATAACGAAAGAATTCGAAGACCTGAACTCTTAACTGCTAGATCGAACATGAGCTACCACGATAGAAAACTGGCAGGCCTTTGTCCCCTGAATGCCTATGAGGTTATGAG GTTACTGAAAGCTCTCGGAGCTCCGAGGGACACAAGGATTTACTGGGCTGGAGGTCAACCACTCGGAGGAAAAGAAGCCCTGCAACCATTAACAGGGGAGTTCCCAAATTTCTACAACAAGGAAGATCTTGCTTTACCAAGTGAACTCGAGCCTTTTGCGAAAAAAGCTTCCATTATGGCTGCTATTGACTATATTGTTTGTGAGAGTAGTGATGTTTTCATGCCTTCTCATGGAGGAAATATGGGCCATGCCATTCAG GGACATAGGGCTTATGCTGGACATAAGAAGTACATAACACCAAACAAAAGGCACATGCTTCCCCTTTTCTTAGACTCCTCGCTTCCTGAAGCAGAGTTTAACAAGATCATCAGGGAGCTGCATCAGGACTCCCTCGGACAGCCCGAACTTCGAACCAGCAAAGTCGGACGAGATGTTACCAAGTACCCTATTCCTGAATGCATGTGCAACAACAGCTCCGATGCTCATGCCATATAA